The following coding sequences are from one Brooklawnia cerclae window:
- a CDS encoding FAD-dependent oxidoreductase, translating into MGPMGPLGLATPGGGWSPRGIEYYVRRAQGGVGLIITGVCQVTNPAEHLPAGALPNPVLNPAEFLSTSRELTERVHAYGAKIVFQAGAGFGRVIVPGMVPHGSAPVAPSAIPYRWDPSVTCREMTTDEIHAVVGNFRATGALAKAAGFDGIQVHAVHEGYLLDQFAIEFYNHRTDEYGGSLENRLRFATEIASAIHAGAGDEYPVQLRYSLRSMVKDWGVGALPDEDFVERGRDTEEGIAAARMLHDAGYEVLDVDAGTYDSWFWNHPPMYQKKGLFLPFAKVLKEACPDIPLIVAGRLDDPDLAASAVRDGIVDMVSLARPLLADPDIVRKIESGHPEAVRPCLSCQEGCIGRIEHYVSLRCAVNPMTAREREYQLVAVQPRNAKRVLIVGGGLAGMEAARVLAVRGHTPVIHEKAERLGGVVIAGGQPSFKEDDLALIAWYERELQSLGVEVHLGDAVHPGDFDPQQWDHVILASGSVPNRLPVPGAERAIDACDALLEQDSLGHDVAIIGGGLTGCELGLSLRERNHNVTIVEMLDDVLEKNSPLCMANESMLHEMVHATAGIGVATKARVSAIGSSDISVDTPAGPQRVAADSVVTAIGYRPNTELVEAIRDSGIPFNVIGDARRCANIMYAIWDAFEVASHLE; encoded by the coding sequence ATGGGCCCGATGGGGCCCTTGGGGCTGGCGACGCCCGGGGGTGGCTGGAGCCCTCGGGGAATCGAGTACTACGTCCGACGCGCGCAGGGTGGCGTCGGTCTGATCATCACCGGTGTGTGCCAGGTCACGAATCCCGCCGAGCATCTGCCCGCGGGAGCGCTGCCCAATCCGGTGCTGAACCCCGCGGAGTTTCTCTCGACCTCGCGAGAACTGACCGAGCGCGTGCACGCTTACGGCGCGAAGATCGTGTTCCAGGCGGGTGCCGGGTTCGGGCGGGTCATCGTCCCAGGCATGGTTCCGCATGGCAGCGCTCCCGTGGCGCCCTCGGCCATCCCGTATCGCTGGGATCCCTCGGTCACCTGCCGCGAGATGACCACGGACGAGATCCACGCCGTGGTCGGCAATTTCCGGGCGACGGGCGCACTGGCCAAAGCGGCCGGATTCGATGGCATCCAGGTGCATGCGGTCCACGAGGGATATCTGCTCGACCAGTTCGCGATCGAGTTCTACAACCATCGCACCGACGAATACGGCGGATCGCTGGAGAACAGGCTGCGTTTCGCCACCGAGATCGCTAGCGCCATACACGCCGGTGCCGGGGACGAGTATCCCGTGCAGCTGCGCTATTCGTTGCGATCGATGGTCAAGGATTGGGGCGTCGGCGCGCTGCCCGACGAGGATTTCGTCGAGCGAGGGCGTGACACCGAGGAGGGGATCGCTGCGGCGAGAATGCTGCACGACGCCGGCTACGAGGTGCTGGACGTCGACGCCGGCACCTACGACTCGTGGTTCTGGAACCATCCGCCGATGTACCAGAAGAAGGGCCTCTTCCTGCCGTTCGCCAAAGTACTGAAGGAGGCATGTCCCGACATTCCGCTCATCGTCGCGGGACGCCTCGACGATCCCGACCTCGCGGCTTCGGCCGTGCGCGACGGCATCGTCGACATGGTCAGTCTGGCCAGGCCGTTGCTGGCGGATCCCGACATCGTGCGGAAGATCGAGAGCGGGCATCCCGAGGCCGTTCGCCCGTGCCTCAGCTGCCAGGAGGGATGCATCGGACGCATCGAGCACTATGTGTCGCTGCGGTGTGCGGTCAACCCGATGACCGCGCGTGAGCGCGAGTATCAGCTGGTCGCGGTGCAGCCGCGCAACGCGAAGCGCGTCCTCATCGTGGGTGGCGGTCTGGCGGGCATGGAGGCGGCGCGCGTACTGGCCGTCCGTGGGCACACTCCTGTCATCCACGAGAAGGCGGAACGCCTCGGCGGCGTCGTCATCGCGGGCGGGCAGCCCTCGTTCAAGGAAGATGACCTGGCACTGATCGCCTGGTACGAGCGCGAACTGCAGTCGCTGGGGGTCGAGGTGCACCTCGGCGACGCGGTGCACCCGGGTGACTTCGATCCGCAACAGTGGGATCACGTCATCCTGGCATCGGGCTCGGTTCCCAACCGCTTGCCCGTCCCGGGTGCGGAGCGCGCGATCGACGCGTGCGATGCGTTGCTGGAACAGGATTCGCTCGGTCACGATGTCGCCATCATCGGCGGGGGACTGACCGGTTGTGAGCTGGGGCTGTCGCTGCGCGAGAGGAACCACAACGTCACGATCGTGGAGATGCTCGACGACGTGCTGGAGAAGAACAGCCCGCTGTGCATGGCCAACGAGTCGATGCTGCACGAGATGGTCCACGCCACCGCGGGCATCGGGGTTGCGACGAAGGCCCGCGTCTCGGCGATCGGGAGTTCCGACATCTCCGTCGACACTCCGGCCGGGCCCCAGCGGGTCGCGGCGGACTCGGTGGTGACGGCGATCGGGTATCGTCCGAACACCGAACTCGTCGAGGCCATCCGTGACAGTGGCATCCCGTTCAACGTGATAGGGGACGCACGTAGGTGCGCCAACATCATGTATGCGATCTGGGACGCCTTCGAGGTCGCTTCCCATCTGGAGTGA
- a CDS encoding FmdB family zinc ribbon protein, producing the protein MILYDFACPSGHEFEALIGSMSDDDPACPTCGRTAARRPSKLNIGGLADPGPSRDQMPRTWVQTNRGDRETLRHWHDLAARRDKLEDKHPELAGDRRPVLAHEGVFARRPLRAGDDIATAVREATSAASSTTEHDTHDSERQG; encoded by the coding sequence ATGATCCTCTACGACTTCGCCTGCCCGTCCGGGCACGAGTTCGAGGCCCTGATCGGATCGATGTCGGACGACGATCCCGCCTGCCCGACTTGCGGGAGAACCGCGGCGCGACGGCCGTCGAAACTGAACATCGGCGGCCTGGCCGATCCGGGCCCGTCCAGGGACCAGATGCCGAGAACCTGGGTGCAGACCAACCGGGGCGACCGCGAGACCCTCCGGCACTGGCACGACCTGGCCGCCCGCCGGGACAAGCTCGAGGACAAGCATCCCGAGTTGGCCGGAGACCGGCGCCCCGTGCTCGCACACGAGGGCGTCTTCGCACGACGGCCGCTTCGCGCGGGCGACGACATCGCCACAGCGGTACGCGAGGCCACATCGGCCGCCTCATCAACCACCGAACACGACACGCACGACAGCGAGAGACAAGGATGA
- a CDS encoding HAD family hydrolase — translation MRPFDIIATDLDGTFLTDDKRVLEANARAIRTASRQGIATVFATGRPARWLGPLRELSDVHPWAIASNGAVTMELETGRVLHARPLSPDVASRVGEEVREALPEALFAVEYASQWAAETGYPPRGDEDPAHRGTLESLLDHDAVVKLLVLGPTTPTEDLADLVAPIVGDRLTVTFSYVAEAGMLELSAPGVSKALALTELLTDLGIEPGRMVAFGDMPNDLAMLELAGRGFAMSAAHDSLRRAGYEIAGDNNDAAVGRTILRLLDGASPRV, via the coding sequence ATGCGTCCTTTCGATATCATCGCGACCGACCTCGACGGCACGTTCCTCACCGACGACAAGCGGGTGCTGGAGGCGAACGCGCGCGCCATCCGCACGGCATCCCGCCAGGGCATCGCGACGGTGTTCGCCACCGGACGCCCCGCGCGCTGGCTCGGCCCGCTCCGCGAACTGTCGGACGTGCATCCGTGGGCGATCGCCTCCAACGGCGCCGTGACGATGGAACTGGAGACGGGACGCGTCCTGCACGCCCGGCCGCTGTCGCCCGATGTGGCCTCCCGAGTCGGCGAGGAAGTGCGCGAGGCTCTGCCGGAGGCACTGTTCGCCGTCGAGTACGCATCGCAGTGGGCGGCGGAGACCGGATACCCGCCCCGCGGCGACGAGGATCCGGCCCATCGCGGGACGCTGGAATCGCTACTCGACCACGACGCGGTGGTGAAACTGCTCGTCCTTGGGCCGACCACGCCCACAGAAGACCTGGCGGACCTCGTCGCCCCCATCGTGGGCGACCGGCTCACGGTCACCTTCTCGTACGTGGCCGAGGCGGGGATGCTCGAGTTGTCGGCCCCCGGTGTGAGCAAGGCACTGGCACTGACCGAGTTGCTCACCGACCTGGGGATCGAGCCCGGGCGGATGGTCGCCTTCGGCGACATGCCCAACGACCTGGCCATGCTCGAACTCGCCGGACGCGGATTCGCCATGTCGGCCGCCCACGACTCCCTGCGGCGGGCCGGTTACGAGATCGCAGGAGACAACAACGACGCGGCGGTCGGCCGGACGATCCTGAGGCTCCTCGACGGGGCTTCGCCGCGCGTCTGA
- a CDS encoding ImmA/IrrE family metallo-endopeptidase, producing MVDPVMPEGWRLDVERLPSGLGRCIWSQRRIVLDSRLTPAQRRCTLAHEILHARRGPFPNWRLAREEAIISATVARMLIPMPALLDAVAWSRQPVELAEVLGVDLDTLRLRISSLASSEQAQLATALDSCGPELMCA from the coding sequence ATGGTGGACCCTGTTATGCCAGAGGGCTGGCGGCTCGACGTCGAGAGGCTGCCGTCGGGCCTTGGACGTTGCATTTGGTCGCAGCGACGTATCGTCCTCGACTCGAGGCTCACGCCTGCCCAACGTCGTTGCACGCTCGCGCACGAGATTCTCCACGCCCGGCGTGGCCCGTTTCCGAACTGGCGGTTGGCGCGGGAAGAAGCGATCATCAGCGCAACCGTTGCCAGGATGCTGATCCCAATGCCTGCGCTTCTGGACGCCGTCGCATGGTCGCGGCAACCGGTGGAGTTGGCCGAGGTGCTCGGCGTTGATCTCGATACGCTGCGGCTCCGTATCAGTTCGCTCGCCTCATCGGAGCAGGCGCAGCTAGCGACGGCGCTGGATTCGTGTGGTCCCGAGCTCATGTGCGCCTAG
- a CDS encoding N-acyl homoserine lactonase family protein, translated as MTQMTVHILSTGVMETDLTWLLLKGGKTIRDRHHRDDPVVWGDCPTHAVLIEHPDGRVLWDTGVPRDWETRWAPTGFHDFFPVREPVDGPGYLDTALAQFDLQPDDIDILVLSHLHFDHAANAKMFDPAKTKILTSTAELEGVKTITGYSKGAHIVSDYDGLEIGGIAGDEEILPGISVIQTPGHTWGTMSLRLDLDNDGPKIFTSDAVYLSDSWGPPAVGAAIVWDNLVWLESVEKLRAIADATGAEVIFGHDAEQKKTLRYAPDGYYS; from the coding sequence ATGACACAGATGACGGTTCACATCCTGTCGACCGGAGTCATGGAGACGGATCTGACATGGCTGCTCCTGAAGGGCGGCAAGACGATACGGGATCGCCACCACCGCGACGATCCCGTTGTCTGGGGCGATTGCCCCACTCACGCCGTGCTCATCGAGCATCCCGACGGCAGGGTGCTGTGGGACACGGGGGTTCCACGCGATTGGGAGACCCGCTGGGCGCCGACGGGATTCCATGACTTCTTCCCGGTTCGGGAGCCGGTCGACGGCCCCGGATACCTCGACACGGCGCTGGCGCAGTTCGACCTGCAGCCCGACGACATCGACATCCTCGTCCTGTCGCATCTCCACTTCGACCACGCCGCCAACGCGAAGATGTTCGATCCGGCCAAGACCAAGATCCTCACGAGCACGGCCGAGTTGGAGGGGGTCAAGACGATCACCGGCTACAGCAAGGGCGCACACATCGTCTCGGACTACGACGGGCTCGAGATCGGCGGAATCGCCGGCGACGAGGAGATCCTGCCGGGCATCAGTGTGATCCAGACGCCGGGCCACACCTGGGGGACGATGTCGCTGCGTCTCGATCTGGACAACGACGGACCGAAGATCTTCACCTCGGACGCCGTCTATCTCTCGGACAGCTGGGGCCCGCCCGCGGTCGGCGCCGCGATCGTATGGGACAACCTCGTCTGGCTGGAGTCCGTGGAGAAGCTGCGGGCCATCGCCGACGCCACCGGTGCCGAGGTGATCTTCGGCCATGACGCGGAGCAGAAGAAGACACTGCGATACGCACCCGACGGCTACTACTCGTGA
- a CDS encoding glycosyltransferase: MIGEAIAAFVEWAQTFFFTPLAIVLSLFPIMGAISWTIGGWFYRFFYVGKFTEKSFRPVPSEEQPFITIMVPAHNEEVMIEETIDYLMNDLRYDNYEVLVCDDGSKDTTPDILARLSVKYDRLRVLRIDKNKGKAHAFNIGVGFARGEFILSNDADTVPEPDALWKYMNYFLAPGGQDTAAVTANMDVQNRSLIVEKSQTVEFSSIVGIIKRSQIGVLGNMYAYSGANTMYRKDALIDVGLFRQDRATEDISICWDQQYAGWKADFAPDIMFYMNVPNTFTMLYNQRRRWAKGGTESWVTNFKRVAKHPLLNLPKVVMLLDQTGSITWSFYYLAFTLWLALRIVFFVLTGDTEQFEHTLDMVFVFSAFITVVGSWQIVAALWLDNHGAKMKYLFFAPAYMAWYWQMNAITVATTFVPAIKGVLGFSAEGTWVSPERTKMGQGKPAGELVSR, from the coding sequence GTGATCGGTGAGGCCATCGCCGCGTTCGTCGAGTGGGCGCAGACGTTCTTCTTCACCCCTCTGGCCATCGTGCTGTCGCTGTTCCCGATCATGGGCGCGATCTCCTGGACGATCGGTGGGTGGTTCTACCGCTTCTTCTACGTCGGCAAGTTCACCGAGAAGAGTTTCCGGCCGGTGCCATCCGAGGAGCAGCCCTTCATCACGATCATGGTTCCCGCGCACAACGAGGAAGTCATGATCGAGGAGACCATCGACTACCTGATGAACGATCTCAGGTACGACAACTACGAGGTGCTTGTCTGCGATGACGGGTCGAAGGACACGACCCCGGACATCCTCGCCCGCCTGTCGGTGAAGTACGACCGGCTGCGCGTGCTGCGGATCGACAAGAACAAGGGCAAAGCCCACGCGTTCAACATCGGTGTGGGGTTCGCGCGCGGGGAGTTCATCCTCTCCAACGACGCGGACACTGTGCCCGAGCCCGACGCCCTGTGGAAGTACATGAACTACTTCTTGGCCCCCGGCGGGCAGGACACGGCTGCCGTCACCGCGAACATGGACGTGCAGAACCGTTCTCTCATCGTCGAGAAATCCCAGACCGTCGAGTTCTCCTCCATCGTCGGCATCATCAAGCGATCCCAGATCGGGGTGCTCGGCAACATGTACGCCTACTCGGGCGCCAACACGATGTACCGCAAGGACGCTCTGATCGACGTCGGGCTGTTCCGCCAGGACCGCGCGACCGAGGACATCTCCATCTGCTGGGATCAGCAGTACGCCGGATGGAAGGCCGACTTCGCACCGGACATCATGTTCTACATGAACGTGCCCAACACGTTCACGATGCTCTACAACCAGCGCAGGCGCTGGGCGAAGGGCGGCACCGAGTCGTGGGTGACGAACTTCAAACGCGTCGCTAAGCACCCGCTGCTCAACCTGCCGAAGGTCGTCATGCTCCTCGACCAGACCGGGTCGATCACCTGGAGCTTCTACTACCTCGCCTTCACGCTGTGGCTCGCGTTGCGGATCGTTTTCTTCGTCCTGACAGGTGACACCGAGCAGTTCGAGCACACCCTGGACATGGTGTTCGTCTTCAGCGCGTTCATCACCGTCGTCGGGTCGTGGCAGATCGTTGCGGCGCTGTGGCTCGACAACCACGGCGCCAAGATGAAGTACCTCTTCTTCGCCCCCGCCTACATGGCCTGGTACTGGCAGATGAACGCGATCACCGTGGCGACGACCTTCGTGCCGGCCATCAAGGGCGTCCTCGGGTTCAGCGCCGAGGGCACCTGGGTGAGCCCGGAGCGGACCAAGATGGGGCAGGGGAAGCCCGCGGGCGAGCTGGTCTCGCGCTGA
- a CDS encoding AAA family ATPase, giving the protein MSIQEAAKVVGEAIAQVQRVIVGQEHMVEQLMVGLLAQGHILLEGVPGTAKTLAVRTFATVVGGTFARVQFTPDLVPSDIVGTRVYSASKEEFDIELGPVFTNFVLADEINRAPAKVQSAMLELMAEKQVSIAGTTYPMPKPFIVIATQNPVESEGVYPLPEAQRDRFLLKVDVPYPKGNEEFEILRRMSVSPPTASPVLNPELTLQLQDMASHVFVHNLVAEYIVRLVLATRNPAEFNMPDLSRVIQIGNSSRATLGLTAAARALALIHGRDYVLPTDVQAVAKDVMPHRLVLSFDAIADDISAPQVVERILAMVPAPTPVWNKEQRAASHTQHRHQPTYNN; this is encoded by the coding sequence ATGTCGATCCAGGAAGCAGCCAAGGTCGTCGGCGAGGCCATCGCCCAGGTCCAGAGGGTCATCGTCGGCCAGGAGCACATGGTCGAGCAGTTGATGGTCGGTCTGCTCGCCCAGGGGCACATCCTGCTGGAAGGCGTGCCCGGCACCGCCAAGACGCTCGCCGTGCGCACCTTCGCGACGGTGGTGGGTGGGACGTTCGCCCGCGTCCAGTTCACCCCCGACCTCGTGCCGTCCGACATCGTGGGCACGCGGGTCTATTCCGCGTCCAAGGAGGAGTTCGACATCGAACTCGGTCCGGTGTTCACCAACTTCGTCCTGGCGGACGAGATCAACCGTGCGCCCGCGAAGGTGCAGTCGGCGATGCTCGAGCTGATGGCCGAGAAGCAGGTCTCCATTGCCGGCACCACCTACCCGATGCCGAAGCCGTTCATCGTGATCGCGACGCAGAACCCGGTCGAATCCGAGGGCGTCTACCCGCTGCCCGAGGCCCAGCGCGACCGGTTCCTGCTGAAGGTCGACGTGCCCTATCCGAAGGGCAACGAGGAGTTCGAGATCCTGCGGCGCATGTCGGTGAGCCCGCCGACGGCCTCGCCCGTGCTCAATCCCGAGCTCACGCTGCAGTTGCAGGACATGGCCTCGCACGTGTTCGTCCACAATCTGGTGGCGGAGTACATCGTGCGGCTCGTACTGGCCACGCGCAATCCCGCGGAGTTCAACATGCCCGACCTGTCGCGGGTGATCCAGATCGGCAACTCCTCGCGTGCCACGCTCGGCCTCACCGCCGCTGCGCGGGCTCTGGCACTCATCCATGGACGCGACTACGTGCTCCCCACCGATGTACAGGCCGTTGCCAAGGACGTCATGCCGCACCGGCTCGTCCTCAGCTTCGATGCCATCGCCGATGACATCAGTGCACCCCAGGTGGTGGAACGGATCCTCGCCATGGTGCCCGCACCGACGCCGGTGTGGAACAAGGAACAGCGCGCGGCCAGCCACACCCAGCACCGGCACCAGCCCACCTACAACAACTGA
- a CDS encoding DUF58 domain-containing protein yields the protein MTSPDFAAPQTGNTLANGRGDVGAAGSVLREPTGPTIPLNRLAPEAALRRLELTIVRRLEGFLQGDHLGLMPGPGSDLNDARIYVPGQDDVRRMDWAVTARTTIPHVRDTIADRELEVWALLDATPSMNWGTAGVTKRDLGIAAIATLGFVSQKMGDRFGGMVMHSDSVHRFPARSGRQALYGLLGKLLDDPIERDNQPSLLTLSDGIEAMIRTQRRRGMRIVVSDFLTPGDEELDPGTPPAWERPLRRLAVRNQVLCVEVMDAGEIEFPDVGELLIRDPETDFARYVNTSDPRARKMIDGASQAQRQRVDAAMRRAGVGHLRLQTDRDWVQDIARFVLTYRRTAAVLHTPPQGVAR from the coding sequence ATGACCTCTCCCGACTTCGCCGCACCGCAGACCGGCAACACGCTGGCCAACGGCAGAGGCGACGTGGGTGCCGCCGGCAGCGTCCTGAGGGAGCCGACCGGGCCGACCATCCCCCTCAACCGGCTCGCGCCCGAGGCCGCGTTGCGTCGGCTGGAGCTCACGATCGTCCGCCGCCTCGAGGGGTTCCTGCAGGGCGATCACCTCGGGCTCATGCCGGGCCCGGGCTCCGACCTCAACGATGCCCGTATCTACGTCCCGGGGCAGGACGACGTCCGCCGCATGGACTGGGCCGTGACCGCACGCACGACGATCCCGCACGTCCGCGACACCATTGCCGACCGGGAACTGGAGGTGTGGGCGTTGCTGGACGCCACCCCGTCCATGAACTGGGGGACCGCCGGGGTGACCAAACGTGATCTGGGCATCGCCGCCATCGCGACGCTCGGGTTCGTCAGCCAGAAGATGGGGGACCGCTTCGGCGGCATGGTGATGCACTCCGACTCGGTGCACAGGTTCCCCGCTCGGTCGGGCCGCCAGGCGCTGTACGGCCTGCTCGGCAAGTTGCTGGACGATCCCATCGAGCGCGACAACCAACCCTCCCTGCTCACGTTGTCCGACGGCATCGAGGCCATGATCCGTACGCAGCGGCGCAGGGGCATGCGAATCGTGGTGTCCGACTTCCTCACGCCCGGTGACGAGGAACTCGACCCGGGAACCCCTCCCGCCTGGGAGCGTCCCCTGCGGCGTCTCGCTGTGCGCAACCAGGTGCTGTGCGTCGAGGTGATGGACGCAGGTGAGATCGAGTTCCCCGATGTCGGCGAGCTGCTGATCCGCGACCCCGAGACCGACTTCGCCAGGTATGTGAACACCTCGGACCCGAGGGCCCGCAAGATGATCGACGGAGCCTCGCAGGCTCAGCGCCAGCGGGTGGACGCCGCGATGCGTCGCGCGGGCGTCGGGCACCTGCGGCTGCAGACCGACCGCGACTGGGTGCAGGACATCGCGCGGTTCGTGCTCACCTATCGCCGGACCGCCGCTGTGCTGCACACCCCGCCGCAGGGGGTGGCCCGATGA
- a CDS encoding NAD(P)/FAD-dependent oxidoreductase, producing MRVVIIGGSHAGISCALRVREEYPDAEVVMYESQGSIGFIAQSIPLYLRGDKHFEKLKSYTDVPALERHGVVVRINTEIRGVDTDAKTLEVVPAGGVQFTDRYDKLVLATGSYPSIPLAFGSYRDSLYLVKNYEHATRIKELMESAKRIVIIGGGAIGVEVARALLHKNVPTTLLQSHATILDRYVDDEVNIDIIDSLRSAGLDVHTEALVTEFEEVLGPDGRRQVMAKTSDGRAFSGDGIIYATGFRPNSFLLGGKAELGDKGAIVVDDYMRTSIPDVFAVGDCSTTNLTNVARPVYVPHASDAFRQGEIAAINLVGPRQKINPSQGTYNLNIGSRTMCISGITYKRAIEEGLTQRLPPTATSSSTSTTSCHAQTATRTPTTRFGSSTRRGLTRFSGSNSAVRRPTCHRTPISCHWRSSAV from the coding sequence ATGCGGGTTGTGATCATCGGTGGCTCGCACGCAGGGATCTCCTGCGCGCTGCGCGTGCGTGAGGAGTATCCGGACGCCGAGGTCGTCATGTACGAAAGCCAGGGCTCGATCGGTTTCATCGCGCAGTCAATACCGCTGTACCTGCGCGGGGACAAGCATTTCGAGAAGCTCAAGAGCTACACCGACGTCCCCGCCCTGGAGCGGCATGGTGTCGTCGTGCGCATCAACACCGAGATCCGCGGCGTCGACACCGATGCCAAGACGCTCGAGGTCGTGCCCGCGGGTGGCGTCCAGTTCACCGACCGCTACGACAAGCTCGTCCTGGCGACCGGATCCTACCCGTCGATCCCGTTGGCCTTCGGCTCATACCGCGATTCGCTCTATCTCGTGAAGAACTACGAGCACGCCACGCGCATCAAGGAACTCATGGAGAGCGCGAAACGCATCGTGATCATCGGCGGCGGGGCTATCGGTGTCGAGGTCGCCCGAGCGCTGCTCCACAAGAACGTGCCGACCACACTCCTGCAGTCGCATGCGACCATTCTCGACCGCTACGTCGACGACGAGGTGAACATCGACATCATCGACTCGCTTCGCAGTGCGGGGCTTGACGTCCATACCGAAGCCCTCGTCACGGAGTTCGAAGAGGTGCTGGGCCCCGATGGTCGGCGCCAGGTCATGGCCAAGACCTCCGACGGCCGGGCGTTCAGTGGGGACGGGATCATCTACGCCACAGGCTTCCGCCCCAACTCCTTCCTCCTCGGGGGCAAAGCCGAGTTGGGCGACAAGGGCGCGATTGTCGTCGACGACTACATGCGCACATCGATCCCGGACGTGTTCGCCGTAGGTGATTGCTCGACGACGAACCTCACCAACGTCGCCCGGCCCGTGTACGTCCCGCACGCCTCCGACGCGTTCCGCCAGGGTGAGATCGCCGCGATCAACCTGGTGGGCCCTCGCCAGAAGATCAACCCTTCGCAGGGCACCTACAACCTCAACATCGGTTCGCGCACGATGTGCATCTCGGGAATCACTTACAAGCGCGCGATCGAAGAGGGGTTGACGCAGAGATTGCCTCCTACCGCAACGAGTTCCTCGACATCGACGACCTCCTGCCACGCGCAGACAGCGACGAGGACCCCTACTACAAGGTTTGGCTCGTCTACGAGAAGGGGACTCACAAGGTTCTCGGGTTCCAACTCCGCGGTACGGCGACCGACCTGTCACCGTACGCCGATCTCATGTCACTGGCGATCGAGCGCGGTCTGA